The proteins below are encoded in one region of Acidithiobacillus ferrooxidans ATCC 23270:
- a CDS encoding MotA/TolQ/ExbB proton channel family protein, whose protein sequence is MNLQYLIHLANYSDGVLYVLGALLLVELSVIVDRFWFLRRTILRGLIFVHELGSHGRLDRDTLNQMADGASDLPEAALLRMAASHHGQVKGEGLASRLEESVLVLAPQLDRRLWLLDTIITLAPLLGLFGTIIGMFHAFSVLATPGHAPTAVTGGVADALVATATGLFIAMLGLMAFNAFNNQVRQILLQLDSVKTMLLNRMDGQPMITPDNSDKQRSEMLSVARAS, encoded by the coding sequence ATGAACCTGCAATATCTCATTCACCTCGCCAACTATTCAGATGGCGTTCTCTACGTGCTTGGCGCGCTGTTATTGGTCGAACTGTCCGTTATCGTGGACCGGTTCTGGTTTTTGCGGCGCACCATCCTGCGTGGACTGATCTTTGTGCATGAACTGGGTAGCCATGGTCGCCTGGATCGTGACACACTGAATCAGATGGCTGATGGGGCGAGTGATCTGCCCGAAGCCGCGCTGCTGCGTATGGCTGCCTCCCATCATGGGCAGGTGAAAGGCGAAGGCCTTGCCAGTCGTCTCGAAGAAAGCGTGCTGGTGTTGGCGCCGCAACTGGATCGCCGTCTGTGGTTGCTCGACACTATCATCACCTTGGCGCCGCTGCTGGGTTTGTTCGGCACGATTATCGGTATGTTCCACGCTTTTTCAGTGCTGGCCACTCCGGGACATGCGCCTACGGCGGTCACCGGCGGTGTGGCTGACGCGCTGGTCGCCACGGCAACTGGGCTGTTCATCGCCATGCTCGGTCTGATGGCTTTCAATGCCTTCAACAATCAGGTGCGGCAGATTCTCCTGCAACTGGATTCCGTAAAGACCATGCTGCTCAATCGGATGGACGGTCAACCCATGATCACCCCGGACAACAGTGACAAGCAACGCAGTGAAATGTTGTCCGTGGCGAGGGCCAGCTGA
- a CDS encoding winged helix-turn-helix transcriptional regulator, whose protein sequence is MMAIPQGSTTNNNVEMDPLYQARILLLAETAPPSGLIFRLQGSGAFLRTTSTMNDAFQLVTGWHPALFILQDWSARFAPWLMELSAYPACAGLPVLAIGMDGDANAMSALDAGASAYVSTPYSETLLLAQASALLKKNQHWKCLPVEQGSLIQVNPGSCRVWVNGEEIRLSRRLFRFLHYLALHPDRTFSSREIANVLTDGRSLIQENSVAAQVHRLRKCLEKAGAAEWLETVHGFGYRLSLPPKNAIDVNLS, encoded by the coding sequence ATGATGGCCATACCGCAAGGCAGCACAACGAATAACAATGTGGAAATGGATCCGCTTTATCAGGCACGCATTCTGCTGCTGGCAGAGACGGCGCCACCGAGCGGGCTTATATTCCGTCTGCAGGGATCGGGCGCTTTCCTGCGCACGACGAGCACAATGAATGACGCCTTTCAGCTTGTTACAGGATGGCACCCGGCCTTGTTCATTCTGCAGGACTGGTCTGCCCGATTTGCGCCGTGGCTCATGGAATTAAGTGCTTACCCGGCTTGTGCCGGTTTGCCGGTGCTGGCTATCGGGATGGATGGTGATGCAAATGCCATGTCCGCCCTGGATGCCGGCGCGAGCGCGTATGTCTCGACTCCGTATAGCGAGACGTTGTTGCTGGCGCAGGCATCGGCGCTGCTGAAAAAAAACCAGCACTGGAAATGCCTCCCGGTAGAGCAGGGATCGCTGATCCAAGTCAACCCGGGAAGCTGTCGGGTATGGGTGAATGGTGAAGAAATACGTCTGAGCCGACGACTTTTCCGGTTTCTGCACTATTTGGCATTGCACCCGGATCGGACCTTCTCGTCCCGCGAAATTGCCAATGTATTGACCGATGGCCGCAGCCTCATCCAGGAAAATTCGGTGGCGGCTCAGGTGCATCGTTTGCGCAAATGTCTGGAAAAGGCCGGTGCTGCGGAGTGGCTGGAAACGGTACATGGGTTTGGGTATCGCCTGAGTTTGCCGCCGAAAAACGCCATTGATGTAAATTTGTCATAA
- a CDS encoding DUF3568 family protein: protein MATQRRWAWLAVVGVVAVLPLGGCVALLAAGAGGGAVAYVENGGVANFYAYYPTSVTRVSAASKAAFREMGIHYNGEIRKSPSEYLIEGTTMNGQTAKVTLTSMATDVTKVNIRIGTFGDKPLSLRFQKLLSQQLGMAASPQAPTGAVLPQASSQPATPQQPQQQTIPLQ from the coding sequence ATGGCGACGCAACGGCGTTGGGCGTGGTTGGCGGTAGTGGGCGTGGTAGCAGTTCTGCCGCTTGGTGGTTGTGTGGCGCTTCTCGCGGCCGGGGCTGGTGGTGGGGCCGTGGCCTATGTGGAAAATGGCGGGGTCGCCAATTTCTACGCCTACTATCCGACGTCGGTGACGCGGGTCAGTGCAGCGTCGAAGGCGGCGTTCCGAGAAATGGGCATCCACTATAACGGCGAAATCCGCAAGAGTCCGTCCGAGTATCTGATCGAGGGTACCACCATGAACGGCCAGACCGCCAAGGTAACGCTGACTTCCATGGCCACGGATGTTACCAAGGTCAACATCCGTATCGGGACTTTTGGCGACAAGCCACTATCTTTGCGGTTCCAGAAGCTGCTTTCGCAACAGCTGGGCATGGCCGCCAGTCCTCAGGCTCCGACGGGGGCGGTATTGCCTCAGGCCAGCAGTCAGCCAGCGACGCCACAGCAGCCGCAACAGCAAACCATCCCACTTCAGTAA
- a CDS encoding MotA/TolQ/ExbB proton channel family protein, with translation MNTAYLIHLANYSDGVLYILAGLLVVALGVIVDRFWYLRRTILRGSLFVREIAQHGRLDRETLQRLADEAGDLPEAALLKTAVIHSGYVLGDPLASRLEESILIMAPQLDRRLWLLDTIITLAPLLGLFGTIIGMFHAFSVLTAPGHAPTAVTGGVADALVATATGLFVAMTGLVAFNAFNNQVRQILLQLDSVKTILLNSMDGHPMPDNRENILQAVAPKVASAVARAV, from the coding sequence ATGAATACCGCTTACCTCATCCACCTCGCCAATTACTCTGACGGCGTGCTCTATATACTGGCCGGCCTTCTTGTGGTCGCCCTTGGCGTCATTGTCGACCGGTTCTGGTATCTGCGCCGCACCATCCTGCGCGGCTCGCTATTCGTTCGAGAGATCGCCCAGCACGGTCGCCTGGATCGGGAAACCCTGCAGAGACTTGCGGATGAGGCCGGAGATTTGCCCGAGGCCGCCCTGCTGAAGACGGCGGTGATCCATTCGGGATATGTGCTGGGCGATCCTCTCGCCAGTCGCCTGGAGGAGAGCATCCTGATCATGGCGCCGCAACTGGATCGCCGTCTGTGGCTGTTGGACACCATCATCACCCTGGCGCCGCTGCTGGGCCTCTTCGGTACTATCATCGGCATGTTTCACGCTTTCTCCGTATTGACCGCACCAGGGCACGCACCTACCGCGGTGACGGGCGGGGTGGCGGATGCCCTGGTCGCCACCGCCACCGGCCTGTTCGTCGCCATGACCGGCCTGGTGGCTTTCAATGCCTTCAATAATCAGGTGCGGCAGATCCTGCTGCAACTGGATTCGGTGAAGACCATATTGCTCAACAGCATGGACGGTCACCCGATGCCCGATAACAGGGAGAATATTTTGCAGGCGGTCGCCCCGAAGGTGGCGTCAGCCGTGGCGAGGGCGGTCTGA
- a CDS encoding bifunctional YncE family protein/alkaline phosphatase family protein, whose translation MNNMIAKAVICVILAGPLCYLPSALANPLNRHVLSSVQLDSQNIANYTATLPTGRIVTPVGAINGTPNFPTMVAADGNRIAVLANGATPFQTITFYDGNNLRRVDRLAAFSKVAPVQPMAYATPDGSGIAINPQHAGAAGVVYIPKEGVALKIAQAKATLAAESDSQAIPSSVISHSDFFQGLTAGPDGTFYATGGDSDQVVALRSVQGKVEVIHRYPLQWQAFPKDQYPYQYQGNQQKKYLFYPDSVVVGPQNKHLYVTGMLANSLARISIASGKTEYVNVGAYPFAVALADNGQRLVVSDWAGNGVVVLDRQRLKVLGEIPTGPAVGPSTVAAGVHPTAMVAVPDSPDVFVADANVDKVVEVDTQNLRPLQVVDDSPYPDAPPGSYPDGLAVADGKLYIANAGNNDVAVYDIRTGKRLGLIPTAWYPTSLTVANGALYISCAKGLGAGPNLQWQYIGNMMHGVIQKVALQEIPAHLADWTEKSLHNDGFTSAQRSARHEGNVKTTTYLRKHIHYVVFILRENKTFDEDLGDYTAAGKWADPHFDLYNQKELPNLYNLAHHYALFGNFMADGEVTAQGHQWTDGASDSDVVQRLWPEYYSNRGLLWNAGPGGSSSLKPTAQGAHNPYDIYQPLGDHTNPWISYPEKLYLFNDLLEHHIRFEDFGENVTRRRDGVIRSGLLQHMDVRYPYWDRMILDTARVRLAEHWLKAHPGVKFPHFIYIWIPDDHTAGLSPCYYAPDYYVANNDYATAKFIHYLSTTPQWKHMAIFLTEDDAQSGADHINGHRTFALVISPWVKKGVLETHLNSQVNIVKTIEATLGLPPMSQWDANASVIAGIWTDHPDFAPTPAVLPIQVPVSFNPGKCSNRTLLRREAGATGHMLTAEWLKAHTDPHGRRLAPVSAANAYTPTSLLKVSGPEQLKQEWIASKGVKSYDHFMAYLHHYAQVHGATIASYEANEGKLH comes from the coding sequence ATGAATAATATGATCGCGAAGGCGGTGATCTGCGTCATCCTTGCAGGACCGCTGTGTTACTTACCCTCTGCCTTGGCCAACCCCCTGAATCGGCATGTTTTGAGTTCGGTTCAACTTGACTCACAAAATATAGCAAATTACACCGCCACGTTGCCCACGGGCCGCATAGTGACGCCGGTCGGCGCAATCAACGGCACCCCGAATTTCCCCACGATGGTAGCAGCAGATGGCAATCGTATTGCCGTGCTGGCTAACGGTGCAACACCTTTTCAAACCATTACGTTTTATGACGGGAATAATCTTCGGCGGGTAGATCGCCTGGCAGCGTTTTCGAAAGTGGCACCCGTTCAACCGATGGCTTACGCAACACCTGATGGTAGCGGTATCGCGATCAATCCGCAACATGCGGGTGCGGCAGGCGTGGTGTATATTCCAAAAGAAGGCGTTGCACTTAAAATTGCCCAGGCCAAAGCCACGCTTGCCGCCGAGAGCGATTCCCAAGCCATTCCCAGTTCGGTCATTTCGCACAGCGACTTTTTCCAAGGGCTTACTGCCGGTCCGGATGGAACCTTCTACGCTACAGGAGGTGATTCTGATCAGGTGGTGGCTTTGCGCAGTGTGCAGGGCAAGGTTGAGGTGATTCATCGGTATCCTTTGCAGTGGCAGGCTTTTCCGAAGGATCAATATCCCTATCAGTATCAGGGGAACCAGCAGAAGAAATATCTCTTTTACCCGGACTCGGTGGTCGTCGGTCCCCAGAATAAGCATCTCTATGTGACGGGGATGCTCGCCAACAGTCTGGCACGTATCAGTATCGCCAGTGGCAAGACCGAATACGTCAATGTCGGTGCCTATCCCTTTGCGGTGGCTCTGGCCGATAACGGGCAGCGGTTGGTGGTCAGCGACTGGGCAGGCAACGGCGTTGTGGTGCTGGACCGGCAACGCCTGAAGGTTCTGGGCGAAATTCCCACTGGGCCGGCGGTCGGCCCGTCAACAGTGGCGGCGGGTGTGCACCCTACGGCGATGGTTGCGGTGCCCGACAGTCCCGACGTCTTTGTGGCCGACGCCAATGTCGACAAGGTGGTGGAAGTCGATACGCAAAACTTGCGCCCGCTGCAGGTGGTGGACGACAGCCCCTATCCCGACGCCCCTCCCGGTAGCTATCCGGATGGACTTGCGGTTGCCGATGGCAAGCTCTATATCGCCAACGCCGGTAATAATGATGTGGCGGTGTATGACATCCGAACGGGAAAGCGTCTGGGCCTGATTCCCACGGCCTGGTACCCGACCAGCCTGACGGTGGCGAATGGTGCCTTATATATCAGCTGTGCCAAGGGTCTGGGTGCCGGGCCCAATCTACAGTGGCAGTATATCGGCAATATGATGCACGGGGTGATCCAAAAGGTGGCTCTCCAGGAAATCCCGGCCCATCTGGCCGATTGGACCGAGAAGTCTTTGCACAACGATGGTTTTACGTCGGCCCAGCGCAGCGCCCGTCACGAGGGAAATGTCAAAACCACCACCTATCTGCGCAAGCATATTCACTACGTTGTATTCATCCTGCGTGAAAATAAGACCTTTGATGAAGATTTAGGGGATTACACGGCGGCTGGCAAATGGGCGGATCCACATTTTGATCTGTATAATCAGAAAGAATTGCCCAACTTGTATAATCTGGCCCATCATTATGCGCTGTTCGGGAATTTCATGGCCGACGGGGAAGTCACCGCACAGGGTCATCAGTGGACCGATGGCGCTTCGGATTCCGATGTGGTGCAGCGCTTGTGGCCCGAATATTATTCTAACCGCGGTTTGCTCTGGAACGCCGGTCCCGGCGGTAGCTCTTCCCTCAAGCCCACCGCACAGGGCGCACACAACCCCTATGATATCTATCAGCCGCTGGGAGATCATACCAACCCCTGGATCAGCTATCCTGAAAAGCTCTATTTGTTCAATGATCTTTTGGAACATCATATCCGTTTCGAGGATTTTGGCGAGAACGTGACGCGACGCCGGGATGGTGTCATTCGTTCTGGCCTACTGCAGCATATGGATGTCCGTTATCCCTATTGGGATCGGATGATTCTGGATACGGCTCGTGTGAGACTGGCCGAACACTGGCTGAAGGCCCATCCGGGCGTAAAATTTCCGCATTTCATTTATATCTGGATACCGGACGACCACACTGCAGGCTTGTCTCCCTGCTATTACGCGCCAGATTATTACGTAGCCAATAACGATTACGCCACAGCCAAATTCATCCATTACCTGTCCACGACGCCGCAATGGAAGCATATGGCGATTTTCCTGACCGAGGACGATGCGCAGTCCGGTGCCGATCATATCAATGGTCATCGCACTTTTGCGCTGGTCATCAGCCCCTGGGTCAAAAAAGGCGTGCTGGAAACGCATCTGAATTCCCAGGTGAATATCGTCAAAACCATTGAAGCAACCTTGGGTCTGCCGCCCATGTCCCAGTGGGATGCCAATGCCTCGGTCATTGCGGGTATCTGGACAGATCATCCGGATTTCGCGCCGACGCCGGCGGTGCTTCCGATTCAGGTGCCGGTGTCTTTCAATCCGGGTAAATGCAGCAATCGAACATTGCTCAGAAGAGAGGCTGGGGCCACCGGTCATATGCTGACTGCGGAATGGTTGAAGGCGCATACCGATCCCCACGGGCGGCGTCTGGCGCCGGTTAGTGCGGCGAACGCCTATACCCCCACTTCGCTGCTCAAGGTCAGCGGTCCGGAGCAGTTGAAGCAGGAATGGATCGCCAGCAAGGGGGTCAAGAGCTATGACCATTTTATGGCCTACCTACATCACTATGCCCAAGTCCATGGGGCGACCATCGCCAGCTATGAAGCCAACGAAGGAAAACTCCATTGA
- a CDS encoding energy transducer TonB, producing MNAATSLSSPVQPPKFRKDHFGRALMIGAIIEALMIGGLIYSHLSQPVTVKPKPKIMAIHMMKPAPPKPKPVPPPPKPVVHPKPVPKPVPRPPIPRPIPHPVVHHPLPPQPLLAKKAVPQAPVYTPPVTPPAPPPPPAPSPAARQSAINTYAAMLRTRVQANARVPDSVRMMHVSGTATISFRLTPSGHLLSAQVARSSGIGAIDRAALKAVEDTSFPPFIRKMPQHPMTFDVLVHLSAHGS from the coding sequence ATGAATGCAGCCACCTCCCTTTCTTCCCCGGTTCAGCCCCCGAAGTTCAGGAAGGATCACTTCGGACGGGCGCTGATGATCGGTGCCATTATAGAGGCACTGATGATTGGGGGATTGATATATTCCCATCTATCGCAGCCGGTGACGGTCAAACCAAAGCCCAAGATTATGGCGATTCACATGATGAAACCGGCACCACCCAAGCCCAAACCGGTGCCCCCGCCACCGAAACCCGTGGTGCATCCAAAGCCTGTTCCGAAACCCGTGCCCAGACCACCTATACCAAGGCCGATTCCACATCCGGTGGTACATCATCCGCTACCGCCCCAACCGCTGCTCGCCAAAAAGGCCGTACCGCAGGCGCCAGTATACACGCCGCCGGTAACACCGCCCGCGCCACCACCGCCACCCGCTCCAAGTCCGGCAGCGCGCCAGTCGGCCATAAACACCTACGCGGCCATGCTGCGTACGCGAGTACAGGCCAATGCCCGCGTGCCGGATTCCGTCCGGATGATGCATGTAAGCGGCACTGCTACGATTTCCTTTCGCCTGACGCCGTCAGGGCATCTGCTCTCTGCGCAGGTTGCCCGGAGCAGTGGAATCGGCGCCATCGATCGCGCCGCCTTGAAGGCCGTGGAGGACACCAGCTTCCCACCATTTATCCGGAAAATGCCCCAACATCCCATGACGTTCGATGTGTTGGTGCATCTCTCCGCCCACGGTAGTTGA
- a CDS encoding phosphonate degradation HD-domain oxygenase, with amino-acid sequence MEASAIENDAAARKAVAEHIRALFDGPGSRQWYDGYEAVSQTRHALLCAQNAIAASAEGHLVSAAFLHDIGHLIDLNGRDKFQSGTDAQHEEIGANWLGQWFPPSVTEPIRWHVAAKRYLCATEPSYPASLSLVSQRSLVLQGGAMSAGECAAFEKTCFSADAIRLRRWDDHAKDPGKPLPDFQDVMAYIIRSVRVPVL; translated from the coding sequence ATGGAAGCATCTGCCATTGAAAATGACGCCGCCGCACGCAAAGCTGTTGCCGAACACATCCGCGCCCTTTTCGACGGCCCCGGCAGCCGGCAATGGTACGACGGTTACGAAGCAGTATCGCAGACGCGGCACGCGCTGCTATGTGCGCAGAATGCCATTGCGGCGAGTGCGGAGGGGCATCTGGTAAGCGCCGCATTCCTCCATGATATTGGCCATCTCATCGATCTGAACGGGCGGGACAAATTTCAGAGTGGCACCGATGCCCAACATGAGGAGATCGGGGCCAACTGGTTGGGGCAGTGGTTTCCACCATCGGTAACCGAACCGATTCGCTGGCACGTTGCAGCAAAACGTTACTTGTGCGCGACCGAACCGAGCTATCCTGCGTCCCTCTCCTTGGTTTCTCAACGAAGCCTGGTACTCCAGGGCGGAGCGATGTCCGCGGGAGAGTGTGCGGCCTTTGAAAAAACATGCTTCAGTGCCGATGCCATTCGCCTGCGCCGCTGGGACGACCATGCCAAAGACCCCGGAAAGCCGCTACCGGATTTCCAGGATGTCATGGCTTATATCATACGCAGCGTCCGCGTTCCCGTCCTGTAG
- a CDS encoding MFS transporter — protein MHTIHALLDDLKINKQHRRIVLAAGLGIFLDGYDLSIIAVALLLLKPDWHLSAVATGLLGAATLAGAALGGLVGGRIADLLGRKVLYLIDVAAFFMAALLSGVAWDVSSLIIFRFFLGVGVGMDYPLSSSYIAEFMPKAQRGAGLSWAFTLWMIGAVVSAVVGLVLLQAGPNAWRWMFISGAFPALAVLWLRRNLPETPRWYIAHNRPEEAIQVLQSMSPEVDAQSLREALQRQAPELVQIRAWATLFAPQWLRRTLLVVIPWMMVDISVYGLIVYLPILLEGFGIHSHTDALVWNVLFDLIALCGIASLALSTRRIGRVFPQIAGFALNAFFLGVLGLVALYMHPPIWLLIVTIFGYTFFNNFGPATTTWLLPVEIFPTDLRASAHGLATACSRVAATTSVFLLPSVHAAVGNGWLMLILAVTALVGLLVTLLLGRDMEPGIRSLEEVSEVAEPNIRVAVAIAD, from the coding sequence ATGCACACAATCCATGCGCTACTCGATGATCTGAAGATCAACAAACAACACCGCCGAATCGTTCTGGCCGCTGGTTTGGGCATTTTTCTTGATGGTTATGATTTGTCCATCATCGCTGTCGCCCTGCTTTTGCTGAAACCTGACTGGCATCTGTCGGCGGTGGCTACCGGCTTGCTGGGCGCGGCAACGCTGGCAGGCGCGGCACTTGGTGGTCTGGTGGGTGGGCGCATTGCGGATCTTTTGGGCCGCAAAGTGCTTTACCTGATTGACGTGGCAGCATTTTTTATGGCGGCCCTGCTCTCCGGTGTTGCTTGGGATGTGTCCTCCCTGATCATTTTCCGCTTCTTTCTGGGTGTCGGTGTAGGTATGGATTATCCCTTGAGTTCGAGCTACATCGCAGAATTCATGCCCAAAGCGCAGAGAGGAGCAGGACTCTCTTGGGCATTTACCTTGTGGATGATTGGTGCTGTGGTTTCCGCAGTCGTTGGGTTGGTGCTGCTACAGGCCGGTCCGAATGCCTGGCGCTGGATGTTTATTAGCGGCGCGTTTCCCGCTCTGGCAGTACTCTGGTTGCGGCGCAACCTTCCTGAGACTCCGCGCTGGTATATCGCGCATAACCGACCGGAAGAGGCGATTCAGGTGCTTCAGAGCATGTCGCCGGAAGTGGATGCGCAAAGCCTTCGTGAAGCCCTTCAAAGGCAGGCTCCAGAACTCGTCCAGATACGCGCCTGGGCCACTTTGTTTGCTCCGCAATGGTTACGGCGCACACTGTTGGTAGTCATACCTTGGATGATGGTGGATATCAGTGTTTATGGTTTGATCGTGTATCTGCCTATCTTGCTGGAGGGCTTCGGCATCCACTCTCACACGGATGCCTTGGTGTGGAATGTGCTCTTCGATCTCATCGCTTTGTGCGGTATCGCGTCCCTGGCACTGAGCACACGTCGGATTGGTAGAGTTTTTCCGCAAATCGCGGGTTTTGCGCTGAATGCGTTTTTTCTGGGTGTCCTGGGTCTGGTAGCACTCTACATGCATCCCCCGATCTGGCTGCTCATTGTCACTATCTTCGGGTACACGTTCTTCAACAATTTTGGGCCAGCCACCACGACTTGGCTCCTGCCGGTAGAGATTTTCCCAACGGATCTACGCGCCTCAGCCCATGGCCTGGCGACGGCCTGTTCCCGCGTGGCGGCGACGACCTCCGTTTTTCTGCTGCCCAGCGTGCATGCAGCGGTAGGTAATGGTTGGCTGATGCTGATTCTGGCTGTTACGGCGCTGGTGGGTTTACTGGTGACCTTGCTGCTGGGGCGCGATATGGAGCCCGGTATTCGTAGTCTAGAGGAAGTTTCAGAAGTGGCGGAGCCGAATATCCGTGTAGCTGTGGCCATAGCGGATTAG
- the phnG gene encoding phosphonate C-P lyase system protein PhnG yields the protein MKFDEAPTNPTDLTSMRARWMSEIAHAMFSDLADVAAGVECWPEFTPVNSPETGLIMVHGRMGGLGDPFPLGECTVTRCIVQDNQGYMGLAYVLGDNLAHAEIAAKLDALLQHPERQSSLWDRIIVPLMILRTTRETQIKQENQHSRVQFFTMETMRS from the coding sequence ATGAAATTCGATGAAGCGCCGACCAACCCCACCGATCTGACCAGCATGCGCGCTCGCTGGATGTCGGAAATCGCTCATGCAATGTTCTCCGACTTGGCGGATGTTGCGGCGGGTGTCGAATGCTGGCCGGAGTTTACTCCTGTCAATTCGCCCGAAACCGGCCTGATCATGGTCCATGGACGCATGGGCGGTCTGGGTGATCCCTTTCCTTTGGGAGAATGTACGGTCACCCGCTGCATAGTGCAGGACAATCAAGGCTACATGGGTTTGGCCTATGTCCTCGGCGATAATCTTGCCCATGCGGAAATCGCCGCCAAACTGGATGCCCTGCTTCAACATCCGGAGCGACAATCGTCCTTGTGGGATCGAATCATCGTCCCGCTCATGATCCTTCGTACAACCCGCGAAACGCAGATAAAGCAGGAGAATCAACATAGTCGTGTGCAGTTCTTCACAATGGAAACCATGCGGTCATGA
- the phnH gene encoding phosphonate C-P lyase system protein PhnH, whose product MMALDCQQTFRMLLEAMSCPGQRMTLPDSAGESPFRPACTTILHTLLDADTPVALAYPDAAAEHWLRTRCYAPVVPPKDAVFAVATDWSWEDHVFPIGTEEEPENSATLIIEIPTLQGGPNLILRGPGIQNTRAIAPEIGAGFLPFSQHNHGLYPRGVDLILCSGRDFLCLPRTTEIEEA is encoded by the coding sequence ATGATGGCATTGGATTGCCAACAGACCTTTCGGATGCTCCTGGAAGCCATGTCCTGCCCAGGGCAACGCATGACGCTGCCGGACTCTGCTGGGGAATCGCCTTTCCGGCCCGCCTGCACGACCATCTTACATACCCTGCTGGACGCGGATACCCCGGTTGCCCTGGCGTATCCCGATGCCGCAGCGGAACATTGGCTCAGAACACGCTGTTACGCCCCAGTGGTCCCTCCCAAAGATGCTGTCTTTGCTGTTGCGACGGATTGGTCTTGGGAGGATCACGTTTTCCCCATCGGGACTGAGGAGGAACCAGAAAACAGTGCCACTCTGATCATCGAGATCCCTACCCTGCAAGGCGGGCCGAACCTGATCCTGAGAGGACCGGGTATTCAGAACACGCGAGCGATTGCGCCTGAGATTGGTGCCGGATTCTTGCCCTTCTCGCAACATAACCATGGCCTCTATCCCCGGGGCGTCGACCTGATATTGTGCAGTGGCCGGGATTTTCTCTGCCTGCCGAGAACCACAGAAATAGAGGAGGCCTGA
- a CDS encoding carbon-phosphorus lyase complex subunit PhnI: protein MSYVAVKGGSTAIRAAHRLVRKRMRGDPDAPEITPRQICEQMHLGVDRVMAEASLYDEDLAARAMLQAQGDMIEAIFLLRAYRATLTRFLDSTPLAMDTMRVQRRISAAFKELPGGQQLGQTYDYSHRLFGYFDRLETKSDIESGKTEVPPEPMTSVMDLLEKEGLMELAAACEPPAENMQQDITRHPLLFPATRAQRLQSLARGDEGFLLSMAYSTQRGYGQNHPFIAELRMGDVTVEITPPELGFPIEIGTITVTECQMINQFQARSPEEAAFTRGYGLVFGHSERKAIAMALVDRALRAGELGEEALSPAQNEQFVLSHCDNVETTGFVEHLKLPHYVDFQSEIQTLRHLHKTAAKDGADRV from the coding sequence ATGTCCTACGTGGCAGTCAAAGGAGGTTCCACCGCCATTCGGGCCGCCCATCGCCTCGTGCGCAAACGGATGCGGGGTGATCCCGATGCTCCTGAAATCACGCCCCGGCAAATATGCGAACAAATGCATCTGGGCGTGGATCGTGTCATGGCCGAAGCTTCTCTCTACGACGAGGATTTGGCGGCACGGGCCATGCTTCAGGCGCAGGGCGACATGATCGAGGCGATATTTTTACTGCGTGCCTATCGCGCCACCCTAACCAGATTCCTGGATTCCACGCCGCTCGCGATGGATACCATGCGGGTGCAGCGGCGTATCTCCGCAGCCTTCAAGGAGTTGCCCGGCGGCCAACAACTGGGGCAGACTTATGACTATTCTCACCGACTCTTCGGCTATTTTGATCGCCTGGAGACAAAGTCCGACATCGAGTCTGGCAAAACCGAAGTCCCGCCGGAGCCCATGACCAGCGTGATGGACCTGTTGGAAAAAGAGGGCTTGATGGAGCTGGCCGCAGCCTGTGAGCCGCCGGCAGAGAACATGCAGCAGGACATCACGCGGCACCCCCTGCTTTTCCCGGCCACTCGTGCGCAACGCTTACAGTCCCTGGCCCGCGGCGATGAAGGGTTTCTGCTCTCCATGGCCTATTCCACCCAAAGGGGATACGGCCAAAATCACCCCTTTATCGCAGAGTTGCGCATGGGGGATGTGACCGTGGAGATCACTCCACCGGAATTGGGGTTTCCCATCGAAATCGGGACCATTACCGTCACCGAATGCCAGATGATCAATCAGTTTCAGGCCAGGAGTCCCGAAGAGGCCGCCTTTACCCGCGGTTACGGCCTGGTCTTCGGCCATAGTGAGCGCAAGGCTATCGCCATGGCCCTGGTGGATCGGGCACTGCGGGCCGGTGAGCTGGGTGAAGAAGCCCTTTCTCCCGCGCAGAACGAGCAATTCGTCCTTAGTCACTGCGACAACGTCGAGACGACGGGTTTCGTAGAGCATCTGAAACTCCCGCACTACGTCGATTTCCAGAGCGAGATTCAGACCTTGCGGCATCTGCACAAGACGGCGGCAAAAGACGGGGCAGACAGGGTATGA